Proteins from a single region of Rhipicephalus sanguineus isolate Rsan-2018 chromosome 5, BIME_Rsan_1.4, whole genome shotgun sequence:
- the LOC119394439 gene encoding cell surface glycoprotein 1-like: MINSVYTAVLVAISVAFCPTINGQYFLGCPPVDDVHDEATILPNPFNCSTFYICAQGTPLLFVCPGHLQFNYELQVCDYPERANCFELQQYPQPVTTYAPFAETQAGHVHADNNPEPVDKAAHQPTQGRGELTPEPHTEQPQETAPLQSHSNDASSEWPNTPVQTSSYDEAVEEMTEPTEPIGTPEPKPLQEQSQSERREEANEEPDESGIALVPLAEAHTTSVLQPQPTENPTEQEPQEKIVASAPTDDLNPVTVSAPESQPQPSRQKTEPKQKSEANEDATQLHHELEPTSEASTIVRDSEPQLEERPAETEQDAQMAVEQAEPADEQERPLSQTSPVQALQTEALPTEKQIAEETTLSSADFQPQSTDAPQEVPEPTDKPEQRQPQPSDEQSEAVDDTTEAASQQTVRHAQESSGPETEPTAVAPKFELEATEEPAGFFSEPSEILEEQQSSRDVTKLDNVAEDGSTIEANASEKPLEGPYEFTEKSHELDHTQQEAELESQSNLAALESEPDVTGQPTTPAPEQSETQAQLEPTQQPELGLDEASPKHTDVGGNLDESATELDQSEQQATTKSAEAHTQIGEVVDETQSPPETEPHKSESTESSAEQLALDSDDSSEAGSQPQANVNDTPETIGEPRSAQAETSRDTQPLSPASNEAADSETTEQVAAGSALTESVPFEDKVYTTSINPVPESNQHNDSSAIGPNSLDHNRALPPSDGVASESETASLDLAPTEAAQRVPDAAEPTLDSSAGSVMDDSESNTGNLQRETTNSPGLDSVDAAYEEKIRSDAVEIDYYS, encoded by the exons AT GATAAACAGCGTTTATACCGCCGTCCTGGTGGCGATAAGCGTCGCCTTCTGCCCAACGATAAACGGCCAGTATTTCCTCGGCTGTCCTCCTGTGGATGACGTCCACGACGAAGCCACAATACTGCCGAATCCTTTCAACTGCTCCACATTTTACATATGTGCGCAG gGCACGCCTCTGCTATTCGTTTGCCCAGGACATTTACAATTTAACTATGAACTTCAAGTGTGCGATTATCCGGAACGAGCCAATTGTTTCGAACTCCAACAGTACCCTCAACCAGTGACAACTTATGCCCCCTTCGCTGAGACTCAAGCTGGGCATGTGCATGCGGATAACAATCCAGAACCAGTGGACAAAGCTGCGCATCAGCCTACACAAGGGCGAGGTGAGCTTACTCCAGAACCCCATACAGAACAACCCCAGGAGACAGCGCCGCTTCAATCGCATTCTAATGATGCGTCATCTGAGTGGCCGAATACGCCAGTGCAAACGAGTTCCTATGATGAAGCTGTCGAGGAAATGACGGAGCCTACTGAGCCTATTGGTACACCGGAACCAAAACCGTTGCAAGAACAAAGTCAATCAGAACGTCGGGAAGAAGCTAATGAAGAGCCTGATGAAAGCGGAATTGCCTTAGTACCTTTGGCTGAGGCACATACAACCTCTGTACTCCAGCCGCAGCCGACAGAAAATCCAACCGAACAGGAACCACAAGAAAAGATAGTGGCATCTGCGCCTACGGATGACCTAAATCCAGTTACAGTGTCCGCACCTGAGTCACAGCCACAACCGTCACGACAGAAGACCGAACCTAAGCAGAAGTCAGAAGCAAATGAAGATGCTACTCAACTTCACCATGAACTCGAGCCCACTAGTGAAGCAAGTACAATCGTAAGGGATTCAGAGCCACAATTAGAAGAAAGGCCAGCTGAGACGGAACAGGATGCACAGATGGCTGTCGAGCAGGCGGAGCCTGCAGACGAGCAAGAACGCCCGCTCTCTCAAACATCACCTGTTCAGGCCCTTCAAACAGAGGCACTGCCCACAGAGAAACAAATAGCAGAGGAAACAACACTGTCATCAGCTGACTTTCAACCCCAGTCAACTGACGCTCCACAGGAAGTACCAGAGCCTACAGATAAGCCAGAACAACGTCAGCCACAGCCTTCAGATGAACAATCTGAAGCCGTCGATGACACGACAGAGGCAGCATCGCAGCAAACTGTGCGGCATGCACAGGAGTCATCTGGACCGGAAACAGAGCCTACTGCAGTAGCACCAAAGTTTGAGTTGGAGGCCACGGAAGAGCCAGCCGGGTTCTTCAGTGAGCCTTCCGAGATTCTTGAGGAGCAACAATCCTCACGTGACGTAACAAAATTGGATAACGTCGCTGAAGATGGATCTACGATAGAAGCAAACGCGTCAGAAAAGCCACTAGAAGGTCCGTATGAATTTACAGAAAAGTCACATGAGCTAGACCACACGCAACAAGAAGCGGAACTTGAGTCTCAGTCAAACCTGGCTGCACTTGAATCAGAACCAGACGTCACAGGGCAGCCAACAACGCCGGCGCCGGAGCAAAGCGAAACCCAAGCACAGCTTGAGCCCACACAACAACCTGAATTAGGCCTGGATGAAGCCTCGCCTAAACATACTGACGTTGGTGGCAACCTTGATGAATCTGCCACTGAGCTCGACCAGTCTGAACAGCAGGCAACAACGAAATCAGCCGAGGCCCATACACAGATTGGAGAAGTAGTTGACGAGACACAATCACCACCTGAGACAGAACCGCATAAATCAGAATCAACTGAAAGCTCCGCTGAGCAGTTGGCATTAGACAGTGATGATTCATCAGAAGCCGGATCACAACCTCAAGCAAACGTCAACGATACGCCTGAGACAATCGGTGAGCCCAGGTCAGCCCAAGCAGAAACCTCGAGGGACACGCAGCCTCTATCACCTGCCTCAAACGAAGCGGCCGATAGTGAAACCACTGAACAAGTCGCAGCTGGGTCTGCATTGACAGAATCTGTGCCATTTGAAGACAAAGTATACACCACCAGTATAAATCCTGTACCTGAATCTAATCAGCACAATGATTCAAGTGCCATCGGACCGAATTCTCTTGATCACAATAGAGCTTTACCGCCAAGCGATGGAGTGGCTTCAGAATCTGAGACTGCCTCACTTGATTTGGCTCCAACAGAGGCAGCGCAACGTGTTCCAGATGCTGCCGAGCCGACGCTTGATAGCTCCGCCGGTTCCGTAATGGATGACAGCGAGTCAAACACGGGAAACCTTCAAAGGGAGACGACAAACTCTCCAGGGCTCGATAGCGTCGACGCAGCGTACGAAGAAAAAATACGAAGCGATGCTGTAGAGATTGACTACTACAGTTGA